One window from the genome of Leptospira johnsonii encodes:
- a CDS encoding OmpA family protein — MRSFPSSLFLIIFLASTGLFGEERIIEGKLLQFGRMLGTGNEFIQVLSNDLSPELSRLHNQTIRVLCQMRGENCDPIRYETYPFSESKGLADWTLKRIPNYVNRGYFAFNPTVTPDGQSIFWTVYSSKGKSGTQRIWFAEKDDKGFWRDGKEMPAPLNNDLNSAVIAVLPSNNELFVFGSFGDDEATRKIQFEFQEKKEELRRNTRDEMEFRLKEEQLAYEYLRKLTNLQNKATVPLYKSYKEKGNWSYPKAINFPDFSNIYLKNNTSVFGGSTLSSSGRILIYSVQQPDSQGKLDLYVSIQKEDGSFAIGKNLGEIVNTSSEETAPFLAGDDRTLYFCSDGHKGLSVYVTKRIGDGWDNWTKPIEVSANLKGVNFFSIPVNSDWAYVSKEGQLYMAYLPRDFRPNPVVVINGKVLDEEGNPLGAEIHYESLTRLEKRGSAKSDSKTGSFSLVLPYGEKYGFYAERPGYLSVSRNIDLTESKQEDAKLDVEFRLPTLAVGRQILLNNLFFETNKSEISKDSEPELDRLANFLKSNPKLKISVEGHTDNVGKKEHNLELSENRAKAVADYLISKHGINSMRVRTQGFGDSQPISSNDNAGDRQKNRRVVLQIVD, encoded by the coding sequence ATCCGTTCTTTTCCATCGTCTCTTTTTTTGATCATTTTCCTGGCATCTACTGGATTATTTGGAGAGGAAAGGATTATCGAAGGTAAACTTCTTCAATTCGGTAGAATGTTAGGCACAGGAAACGAGTTCATCCAGGTACTTTCCAACGATCTAAGTCCTGAACTTTCTAGACTTCATAACCAAACCATCCGTGTTCTCTGCCAAATGCGGGGAGAAAATTGTGACCCAATACGTTATGAGACTTATCCTTTTTCCGAATCCAAAGGACTTGCGGATTGGACCTTAAAAAGAATTCCGAATTACGTGAACAGAGGTTATTTCGCTTTTAATCCAACTGTGACTCCTGACGGACAGTCTATTTTTTGGACTGTTTACTCCAGCAAAGGTAAATCGGGCACTCAAAGGATTTGGTTTGCGGAGAAGGACGATAAAGGTTTTTGGCGAGACGGTAAAGAGATGCCTGCTCCTTTGAATAATGACCTGAACTCAGCAGTAATTGCAGTCCTTCCAAGCAATAATGAATTATTCGTTTTCGGTTCTTTCGGCGACGACGAGGCCACGCGTAAGATACAATTCGAATTCCAAGAAAAAAAGGAAGAATTAAGAAGAAATACCAGAGACGAGATGGAATTCCGACTGAAAGAAGAACAGCTCGCCTATGAATATCTCCGAAAACTAACCAATCTTCAAAATAAGGCAACTGTTCCATTATATAAAAGTTATAAAGAAAAAGGGAATTGGTCCTATCCTAAAGCGATTAACTTTCCTGATTTTTCGAATATATATTTGAAAAATAACACCTCAGTTTTCGGAGGTTCTACTCTTTCTTCTTCCGGAAGGATCCTGATTTATTCAGTCCAACAACCTGATTCTCAAGGCAAATTGGATCTGTATGTAAGTATCCAAAAAGAAGACGGTTCTTTTGCGATAGGTAAAAATTTAGGTGAGATCGTTAATACTTCTTCCGAAGAAACTGCTCCTTTTTTAGCGGGAGACGATAGGACTCTTTATTTCTGCAGCGACGGTCATAAGGGTCTTTCCGTGTATGTGACTAAAAGAATTGGAGACGGTTGGGATAATTGGACCAAACCTATAGAAGTTTCGGCTAACTTAAAAGGTGTAAACTTCTTCTCTATTCCCGTAAATAGCGACTGGGCTTATGTAAGCAAAGAGGGTCAACTTTATATGGCCTATCTTCCGCGAGATTTCCGCCCAAATCCTGTTGTGGTGATCAACGGTAAAGTTTTGGACGAAGAAGGAAATCCATTAGGCGCCGAAATACATTATGAATCCTTAACACGTTTGGAAAAAAGAGGAAGCGCTAAGAGCGATTCCAAAACCGGCTCCTTTAGCTTAGTTCTTCCTTACGGCGAAAAATACGGTTTTTATGCGGAGAGACCCGGTTATCTTTCCGTTTCTCGAAATATAGATCTTACGGAATCCAAACAAGAAGATGCAAAATTAGATGTAGAATTCCGTCTTCCTACATTGGCTGTGGGCAGACAAATTCTTCTGAACAATTTATTTTTTGAGACAAACAAGTCCGAGATCTCCAAGGATTCTGAACCGGAGTTGGACCGTTTGGCGAATTTTTTAAAATCGAATCCTAAACTCAAAATCTCTGTCGAAGGTCATACTGACAACGTCGGCAAAAAAGAACATAACCTGGAACTTTCCGAAAACAGAGCAAAAGCAGTGGCAGATTATTTGATCTCCAAACATGGAATAAACAGCATGAGAGTTCGGACCCAAGGTTTCGGGGATAGCCAACCGATTTCTTCCAATGACAACGCTGGCGACCGTCAAAAGAATAGAAGAGTTGTGTTACAGATCGTGGACTGA
- a CDS encoding FAD-dependent oxidoreductase, with the protein MKIAVIGSGIAGLSASWYLGKEHEVSLLEKQPLVGMDAHGTDLFSNGHSIRVDVPFRAFKRNYYPCLLDLYQEAGIEVRPVDYSFSLNYGDGTTYFGFSTLGIGGNFVPIPYWVCFSNKTSRRIFSDAIRFYEESERELQSLDGEQLTISQFLSRFGYSVEFEDLYLIPMFSTINTCTSESAKNYPAEVVIGYHSSGLKFLRFLTPEKGTRDVTEKLSKRASSVRLSTDPKKIVLEKDKVKLIFENGEELFDRVIVAAPANQAISMLPNEYSKEKALLSKLRYEASEVVVHSDEKFMPKHKKHWAPMCFSLSRDSSTATATILLNKVLPSMKGKAIFQTWNPLVEPNEKDFISRSKFERPVIDIASRKILEELKGLQELPDKKVWLCGSYAKYGMPLLEAGVSTSLDVKRWVEGSLRS; encoded by the coding sequence ATGAAAATAGCGGTCATCGGTAGTGGCATCGCGGGCTTAAGCGCATCTTGGTACTTGGGCAAAGAACATGAAGTCTCCCTTTTAGAAAAACAACCTCTGGTCGGTATGGATGCTCACGGTACCGATCTTTTCTCCAACGGACATTCTATCCGAGTAGACGTTCCCTTTAGAGCGTTCAAACGTAATTATTATCCCTGCCTTTTAGATCTATACCAAGAAGCAGGCATCGAAGTAAGGCCGGTAGATTATTCGTTTTCCTTAAACTACGGAGATGGCACTACTTATTTCGGTTTTTCCACCTTAGGCATCGGAGGCAATTTTGTTCCGATCCCATATTGGGTTTGTTTTTCCAATAAAACCTCCAGACGTATTTTTTCGGATGCGATCCGCTTTTACGAAGAATCAGAAAGAGAACTCCAATCATTAGATGGGGAGCAACTTACCATCTCTCAGTTTTTAAGTAGGTTCGGTTATTCTGTGGAATTCGAGGATCTATACTTGATCCCTATGTTTTCCACGATAAATACTTGTACTTCCGAAAGTGCTAAAAATTACCCTGCAGAAGTTGTAATAGGTTATCATTCCAGCGGATTGAAGTTCCTAAGATTTTTAACCCCGGAAAAAGGGACCAGAGACGTTACCGAAAAACTTTCCAAAAGAGCTTCTTCGGTTCGTTTGAGCACAGATCCTAAAAAAATCGTTTTAGAAAAAGATAAAGTAAAACTGATCTTTGAGAATGGAGAAGAACTTTTTGACAGAGTAATTGTTGCCGCTCCAGCTAACCAGGCCATCTCCATGCTTCCCAACGAATATTCCAAAGAGAAGGCGTTACTCTCTAAACTCAGATACGAGGCTTCGGAAGTTGTAGTCCATTCAGACGAAAAGTTTATGCCAAAACATAAGAAACATTGGGCTCCTATGTGTTTTTCACTTTCAAGAGACAGCTCTACTGCAACAGCTACTATTCTTCTGAACAAGGTTCTTCCTTCTATGAAAGGTAAGGCAATTTTCCAGACCTGGAATCCACTCGTGGAACCGAATGAAAAAGATTTTATCAGCAGATCCAAATTCGAAAGACCTGTGATCGACATAGCGTCTAGAAAGATCTTAGAAGAATTGAAAGGTCTACAGGAACTTCCCGACAAAAAAGTATGGCTCTGCGGCTCTTACGCTAAATATGGAATGCCACTTTTAGAAGCAGGCGTTTCCACTTCTTTGGATGTAAAAAGATGGGTAGAAGGTTCGTTGAGATCTTAA
- a CDS encoding class I SAM-dependent methyltransferase, with protein sequence MEDLPYKKEISLRHPSSLPAKTEIWPKVRLFFGREGIPTDLSHLYLNEHGESWANLGYWENTKDYGIACANLAEHLGKLAGLGPDSKLLDLGFGCGDQFRIWENTFGVNVSNIYGINISKIQIEFTKRRYEGRTNSPNLILGSVEGLAEFEDKTFDVVLALDSLYFIPNRNRLIQEVYRILKPGGVFVSAEILFSDRKISYWETFKRNLISRMAKMSSDLKKVEGIVSEYSALGFNFEVLERIDPFVFPGFSQFILEKIKSEKKIPKRLAGRYEMLGEYFGSEAIKKHFEYWIYKVRKPE encoded by the coding sequence ATGGAAGACCTGCCTTACAAAAAAGAAATTTCTCTGCGCCATCCTTCTTCTTTGCCTGCAAAGACGGAGATCTGGCCCAAGGTCAGACTATTCTTCGGAAGAGAAGGAATTCCTACAGATCTATCTCATCTTTACTTAAATGAGCACGGAGAATCCTGGGCCAATCTGGGCTATTGGGAAAACACAAAAGATTACGGCATAGCCTGTGCAAATCTTGCAGAACATTTGGGAAAATTAGCTGGGTTGGGTCCGGATTCTAAACTATTGGATCTTGGATTCGGCTGCGGAGATCAATTTAGGATTTGGGAAAATACGTTTGGAGTAAATGTTTCAAATATTTACGGGATCAATATCTCTAAGATACAGATCGAATTCACAAAAAGACGTTACGAGGGACGAACTAACTCTCCCAATTTAATTTTAGGAAGTGTAGAAGGTTTAGCGGAATTCGAGGACAAAACCTTTGATGTCGTTCTTGCCTTAGACAGTTTGTATTTTATACCAAATCGGAACAGATTGATCCAAGAAGTTTATAGAATTCTAAAGCCCGGAGGAGTATTCGTATCCGCAGAGATATTATTCTCCGATAGAAAAATTTCATATTGGGAAACTTTCAAAAGGAATTTGATCTCTAGAATGGCAAAGATGTCTTCCGATCTCAAAAAAGTAGAAGGGATCGTCTCCGAATATTCCGCCTTAGGATTCAATTTCGAAGTTTTGGAAAGAATAGATCCTTTCGTATTTCCCGGATTTTCCCAATTTATATTAGAAAAAATTAAATCGGAGAAAAAGATCCCAAAACGACTCGCAGGAAGATACGAAATGTTAGGTGAATACTTCGGCTCCGAAGCGATCAAAAAACATTTCGAATATTGGATCTATAAAGTCAGAAAGCCTGAATAG
- a CDS encoding transglycosylase domain-containing protein — protein MNIKDRILGILASILQYSKTNWRSILKYSVISGIVILSFLVGGSYVVWLTKQEEVARNLETFQREVSDAYDPNEIKPIRILDKNGKLIGEFSRRKFRPIRTDNLANHGNIIWALLSSEDRDFYEHNGVNFTALLRAIIVNLTTFQKQGGSTLTQQLAKLTLDLGARNVFNKLTEFYCTFYLESKFDKNTILAMYLNRIFLGEGNTGVEEASRYYFNKPAYELTPAEAALLVGTIPAPSNYNAVRNPKIALKRQKMVMTVMGKNQNLHPNPKSIERDFEKKVDANIRKFRSFYVVEETKEEEDKVVITSEIGKYGFDKDFTINLASDFNFGVRQFVIENFSEIDLESRGMNVYTTLDYDKQEAAERSLREGIEAVRKKLSEDKANYLKAGKTEEASKQNKIIENMNGSLISINPTNGYVEAMVGSYKISNIFRLNRAVSAVRQPGSVIKGLVYLMAFEKRIATPTSIVVDEPIKIRGYAPKNWYKGHRGAMQVRTAFAQSVNTIAVKFMDEIGVGDFIHTLGKILDLDSSELSRRFQHNLTLALGSGELSPKELATVYATIANNGKKVKPVEILRITDFEGSELYVNLLPDPKEAEQILDPVACAMTLNLLEAVVSEEGTLKIALKDGEKFPLGGKTGTVQSPKEAQKRWGSRKGVRDVWFAGVNPNLVTAVWVGNDLGAPFPGSGSGTSGSIWFRYVSHVARTLGFSDSLITPFNGDYVKVDICAETGGLLSNEAECKHPLYGQYYYVGDQPGGGATAPTVTQTEGATSTNSSEEALSGEDAVELELPETKEDPNDD, from the coding sequence ATGAACATCAAAGATCGTATCCTTGGAATTTTAGCTTCTATCCTCCAATATTCTAAAACAAACTGGAGATCCATCCTTAAATACTCGGTCATTTCCGGGATTGTAATCCTTTCCTTTTTGGTCGGAGGATCTTACGTTGTATGGCTCACCAAACAGGAAGAAGTCGCCCGCAATTTAGAAACTTTCCAGAGAGAAGTTTCAGATGCGTACGATCCAAACGAGATCAAACCGATCCGCATCCTGGACAAAAACGGTAAATTGATCGGAGAATTTTCTCGCAGAAAATTCAGACCCATCCGTACGGATAATTTAGCAAATCATGGAAATATAATATGGGCTCTACTCAGTTCCGAGGATAGGGATTTTTACGAACACAATGGTGTGAATTTTACCGCTTTACTTAGAGCGATCATTGTCAACCTGACTACTTTCCAGAAGCAGGGAGGCTCCACTCTTACCCAACAGTTGGCAAAACTTACTTTGGATCTGGGAGCCCGCAACGTATTCAATAAGCTCACTGAGTTTTATTGTACATTCTATTTGGAGAGCAAGTTTGATAAGAATACAATCCTTGCAATGTATCTAAATCGTATCTTTTTAGGAGAAGGAAATACAGGAGTAGAAGAAGCTTCTCGTTATTACTTTAATAAACCTGCATATGAATTGACTCCAGCGGAAGCGGCCCTGCTTGTTGGAACAATTCCGGCTCCTTCTAACTATAATGCCGTTCGAAATCCTAAGATAGCTCTCAAAAGACAGAAGATGGTAATGACCGTTATGGGTAAAAACCAAAACCTTCATCCAAATCCTAAATCGATTGAAAGAGATTTCGAGAAGAAGGTAGATGCGAATATCCGCAAGTTCAGATCCTTTTATGTGGTCGAAGAGACCAAGGAAGAAGAGGATAAAGTTGTCATTACTTCCGAAATAGGAAAATACGGATTCGATAAGGATTTTACTATTAATTTGGCATCCGATTTTAATTTCGGAGTCCGCCAGTTCGTAATCGAAAATTTTTCAGAAATAGATCTGGAAAGCCGTGGTATGAACGTGTATACCACATTAGATTATGATAAACAAGAAGCGGCAGAACGCTCTCTCAGGGAAGGAATTGAAGCAGTTCGCAAAAAACTTTCCGAAGATAAAGCAAACTATTTAAAAGCAGGCAAAACTGAAGAAGCTTCCAAACAAAACAAGATCATCGAAAATATGAACGGAAGTTTGATCTCCATCAATCCTACAAACGGATATGTAGAAGCGATGGTTGGAAGTTACAAAATTTCTAATATATTCAGGCTCAACCGTGCAGTTTCCGCTGTTAGACAACCCGGCTCTGTGATCAAAGGGCTTGTGTATCTGATGGCATTCGAAAAAAGGATCGCGACTCCGACTTCCATCGTTGTGGATGAGCCGATCAAGATTAGAGGTTACGCTCCTAAAAACTGGTATAAAGGTCACAGAGGTGCAATGCAGGTCCGAACTGCATTCGCTCAGTCTGTAAACACGATCGCAGTCAAGTTTATGGACGAGATAGGTGTGGGTGATTTTATCCATACCTTAGGAAAAATTTTGGATCTGGACAGTTCCGAATTGAGCAGAAGGTTCCAACACAATCTTACATTAGCACTCGGTTCCGGAGAATTATCTCCCAAAGAATTGGCAACAGTATATGCAACGATCGCAAATAACGGCAAAAAAGTAAAACCGGTGGAGATCCTGAGGATCACTGACTTCGAAGGATCAGAACTTTATGTAAACCTTCTTCCTGATCCAAAAGAAGCGGAGCAAATTTTAGATCCTGTAGCCTGCGCCATGACATTAAACTTATTGGAGGCAGTCGTTTCGGAAGAAGGTACACTCAAGATCGCATTAAAAGATGGGGAAAAATTTCCACTAGGAGGAAAGACAGGAACAGTCCAATCTCCTAAAGAAGCACAAAAACGTTGGGGCTCCAGAAAAGGAGTACGAGACGTTTGGTTTGCAGGTGTGAATCCGAATTTAGTCACCGCGGTTTGGGTAGGCAACGATCTAGGCGCTCCATTCCCCGGCTCCGGTTCGGGCACAAGCGGTTCTATCTGGTTTAGATATGTTTCTCATGTTGCCAGAACATTAGGTTTTAGTGATAGTCTCATCACTCCGTTTAATGGAGATTATGTGAAAGTGGATATCTGCGCGGAAACCGGTGGACTTTTATCCAACGAAGCAGAATGTAAACATCCTCTTTACGGACAGTACTATTACGTGGGAGACCAACCTGGCGGTGGCGCGACTGCTCCTACGGTTACCCAAACAGAAGGAGCTACTTCTACAAACAGTTCCGAAGAAGCACTTTCCGGAGAAGACGCAGTAGAATTAGAGCTTCCTGAAACTAAGGAAGATCCGAACGACGATTAG
- a CDS encoding ABC transporter substrate-binding protein, with the protein MFYPRFLDSVSSRFQVGPKPTLTFSLTFLLLSLLFYDCGKVERSPEKLVFSLPSDPISLDPIRSTDLSSRIVLKYIYPRLFEINGEGQVLTSLARSYKLAEGPSSKIRRLILEIRIDPKSNVNAQTVLGSLERLRSIPGPRKSTYSFLKGGKVLSDSSLEIYFEGGLRETLEKLSLPQAWIYCGSPELPCGDFRLTEWKRNNYLRLVANHPNELGSEILFRVLPQASTGLYLYFKDELDLMKLPVFLLKNSLVKEDHISVRKGGGVQYVAINAKDPCFDKNFRKALNYSVDKRTIIRVLLEGKGEVSVGPFPKSISESWTSSEEIYPYDLSRAKELLSKSACYPKILERELEFRMRGDEENQANGAAIVQNLKELGLKIKILPMEKAALYKENGEGKGDLTLLFWYADLPGPFAFLDPLFAGDRFGNGGNRAFYSNPKMEKIFQEIRSTDKTDISPQIQEAFSLLGEDAPWIFLWSPYELYLIGDRLLKDPNRRSDLP; encoded by the coding sequence ATGTTTTATCCTAGATTTCTAGACTCGGTCTCGTCCCGGTTTCAGGTCGGACCGAAACCGACTCTTACCTTTTCTCTGACTTTCCTTCTTTTGTCCCTTCTTTTTTATGATTGCGGAAAAGTGGAGAGAAGTCCCGAAAAACTCGTATTTTCCCTGCCTTCCGATCCGATCTCATTGGATCCGATCCGATCTACGGACCTATCTTCCAGAATTGTTCTAAAATATATCTACCCAAGACTTTTTGAAATAAACGGAGAAGGTCAGGTCCTTACTTCTTTAGCAAGATCGTACAAGCTAGCAGAAGGTCCTTCTTCCAAGATCAGAAGATTGATCTTGGAGATCCGCATTGATCCAAAATCGAATGTAAATGCACAAACGGTCTTAGGTTCTTTGGAAAGATTAAGAAGTATTCCCGGGCCAAGAAAGAGCACGTATTCATTTTTAAAAGGTGGAAAGGTTCTCTCCGATTCCAGTTTGGAAATTTATTTCGAAGGCGGGCTTAGAGAAACTTTAGAAAAACTTTCTTTGCCTCAGGCTTGGATCTATTGTGGTTCGCCTGAATTGCCTTGCGGAGATTTCAGATTAACGGAATGGAAGAGGAATAATTATCTTAGATTAGTTGCAAATCATCCCAACGAATTGGGCTCCGAGATATTATTTAGAGTTCTTCCACAAGCAAGTACAGGATTGTATTTATATTTCAAAGACGAATTGGATCTGATGAAATTGCCTGTATTCCTTCTCAAAAATTCCTTAGTAAAAGAAGATCATATCTCGGTTCGAAAAGGAGGTGGGGTCCAATATGTTGCGATCAACGCTAAAGATCCCTGCTTTGACAAGAACTTTAGAAAAGCATTAAATTACTCTGTAGATAAACGAACCATCATCCGGGTTTTATTAGAAGGAAAGGGGGAAGTTTCCGTAGGACCATTCCCAAAATCCATTTCGGAAAGCTGGACATCTTCGGAAGAAATTTATCCTTATGATCTTTCAAGGGCTAAGGAATTACTTTCTAAATCGGCATGTTATCCTAAAATTTTAGAAAGAGAATTGGAATTTAGGATGAGAGGGGACGAGGAGAACCAAGCAAACGGCGCCGCCATCGTCCAAAATCTAAAAGAGTTAGGATTAAAGATCAAAATCCTTCCGATGGAAAAGGCTGCCTTATACAAAGAAAATGGAGAAGGAAAAGGAGATCTAACGTTATTATTTTGGTATGCGGATCTTCCCGGGCCTTTTGCATTTTTAGATCCATTGTTTGCAGGAGATAGATTTGGGAACGGAGGAAATAGAGCCTTCTATTCTAATCCCAAAATGGAAAAAATTTTTCAAGAGATCCGATCTACCGACAAAACGGATATAAGTCCACAGATCCAAGAAGCATTTTCACTTTTAGGCGAAGATGCTCCTTGGATCTTTTTGTGGTCCCCTTACGAACTATATCTGATCGGGGACCGTTTGCTCAAAGATCCTAATCGTCGTTCGGATCTTCCTTAG
- a CDS encoding ABC transporter ATP-binding protein, whose protein sequence is MNVYRRLLGYSFKYKYRLITGIVLSFFVSILNGASLTSVIPIFNAIGKGGKADFQILLTKKESIAFKDREEGKELEAIQKIEVLVADIKIKTNYYLTTLPKDQLVLLFCLFIFPIYLAKLLFLTGAVYCINSGGYLAVRDLRLELYSKAQELPLNHFVQEKTGIFMSRIVNDVEVLAKLISSDLKDAIVDFFYILTHLLILLILSWEMFVAVLVVVPLIMGPVTSFADRIRKATRNQQERLSALNGHLQEVISGIRVIRAFSMEKTEAGRFWEINNDLSEKTFKGHFYHQIGPSLVELSSSIVAVIFLAFGAYLIELQKLTLGHFMIFFLTLVFLTRPFKQMGMLSNSIQSAVAAGTRVFEMLDSETDVRNSPNPIYPKRLSKELKFDSVGYTYPGAKSPALADLNLSIQKGSTIALVGSSGAGKSTLVDLVPRLIDPTEGSITWDGTDLRNLDIASLRKKISIVNQQVFLFNGSIRENICYGTENVTEERMREVSELAFATDFILSFEDGFDTVVGERGVMLSGGQRQRISIARALLNNPEVLILDEATSALDTESERVVQQALESLYKNRTVIIIAHRLSTVQIADTIFTMEGGKVVESGSHSELIRLDGKYKKLYEMQFAETPV, encoded by the coding sequence ATGAACGTCTATAGACGCCTCTTGGGGTATTCCTTCAAGTATAAATACAGATTAATCACCGGGATCGTACTATCCTTTTTTGTATCCATACTAAATGGAGCCTCTCTCACTAGCGTTATTCCGATTTTCAACGCGATCGGAAAAGGCGGAAAGGCCGACTTTCAAATTTTACTCACCAAAAAAGAAAGTATCGCATTCAAAGACAGGGAAGAAGGAAAAGAATTAGAAGCCATTCAAAAGATAGAAGTTCTAGTCGCAGATATTAAGATCAAGACAAACTACTATCTGACCACTCTTCCTAAAGATCAGCTCGTTTTACTTTTTTGTTTATTCATCTTTCCCATCTATCTGGCAAAACTTTTATTTTTAACAGGCGCTGTGTACTGCATCAACTCGGGCGGTTATTTAGCGGTCCGAGATCTACGTTTAGAGCTTTATTCTAAGGCGCAAGAACTTCCACTCAATCATTTCGTACAAGAGAAGACAGGGATCTTTATGAGCCGCATCGTAAACGATGTAGAAGTTCTGGCAAAATTGATCAGCTCGGATCTCAAAGATGCAATCGTAGATTTTTTCTACATACTCACACATTTACTCATTCTTCTTATCTTAAGTTGGGAGATGTTTGTCGCGGTCTTGGTTGTGGTTCCATTGATCATGGGTCCTGTGACTTCTTTTGCGGATAGGATACGAAAGGCGACTCGCAACCAACAAGAAAGATTGTCCGCGTTAAACGGTCATTTGCAAGAAGTGATCTCTGGTATTCGGGTCATCCGCGCATTTTCCATGGAAAAAACGGAGGCGGGAAGGTTTTGGGAGATTAATAACGATCTTTCCGAAAAAACATTCAAAGGACATTTCTATCATCAGATCGGTCCTTCGTTAGTGGAACTTTCTAGTTCTATCGTCGCGGTAATATTTTTGGCATTCGGAGCTTATTTGATCGAACTCCAAAAATTAACCTTAGGTCATTTTATGATCTTCTTCTTAACTTTGGTATTTTTAACTAGGCCTTTCAAACAGATGGGAATGTTATCCAACTCCATCCAAAGTGCTGTGGCTGCAGGAACCAGGGTTTTCGAAATGTTGGATAGTGAAACGGACGTTAGAAATTCTCCGAACCCTATCTATCCTAAGAGACTTTCTAAAGAATTAAAATTTGATTCGGTAGGATACACTTACCCAGGAGCGAAGAGCCCGGCATTGGCCGACTTAAATCTTTCCATACAAAAAGGATCCACAATTGCGTTAGTCGGTTCTTCCGGTGCAGGAAAATCCACATTGGTAGATCTTGTGCCAAGATTGATCGATCCAACTGAAGGATCGATTACTTGGGATGGAACGGATCTCAGAAATTTAGACATAGCATCTTTACGAAAAAAGATCTCCATTGTGAACCAACAGGTATTCTTATTCAACGGAAGCATCCGAGAGAATATCTGCTACGGAACGGAAAACGTTACCGAAGAAAGAATGAGAGAAGTTTCAGAACTTGCATTTGCTACCGACTTCATTCTTTCTTTCGAAGATGGCTTCGATACAGTAGTAGGAGAAAGAGGAGTGATGTTGTCCGGAGGTCAAAGACAAAGGATCTCCATTGCAAGAGCCTTATTGAATAACCCGGAAGTCTTGATCTTGGATGAGGCCACTTCTGCATTAGATACCGAATCGGAAAGAGTGGTCCAACAAGCTCTTGAGTCCTTATACAAAAATAGAACAGTTATCATCATCGCTCATAGACTTTCCACAGTTCAGATCGCAGATACTATTTTTACTATGGAAGGCGGAAAGGTAGTAGAATCCGGATCTCATTCTGAGTTGATACGCCTCGATGGAAAGTATAAGAAATTATACGAGATGCAATTCGCAGAAACTCCGGTTTAA
- the lpxK gene encoding tetraacyldisaccharide 4'-kinase, whose amino-acid sequence MISVGKILFFPILFLLTLVYRILFFLDRSFKKERDLPSSITISVGNFSVGGTGKTPFTLHLAKLLHFNFPNIPIVILSRGYGSSGTGIRRVTENSSPSEVGDEPLLLKKNLPFAEIYVGRNRYDSYLQFRSENKIQNDQKVFTLLDDGFQHHTLNRDLDLVLLDCTKLSKKEFLLPLGLLRESYASVSRANFLVASKFSEEYEGLLSKWINKYKPSRTLRFRFSPKVLVPLSSGSSETSVAELTGKSVFSFAGLGNPGSFYSSLKEQNPSELKTKSYPDHYSYTKEDLTQISEKASNQDYIICTEKDGVKISSLIGTDKNFSKWFYLRLETVLENESELISSVRSFI is encoded by the coding sequence ATGATTTCTGTTGGAAAGATCCTCTTTTTTCCGATCTTATTTTTACTTACTCTGGTTTATAGGATCTTATTTTTTTTAGATAGAAGTTTTAAGAAAGAAAGGGACCTTCCTTCTTCCATAACGATCAGTGTCGGGAATTTTAGTGTAGGTGGAACAGGCAAAACACCTTTCACTCTTCATCTAGCAAAGTTACTCCATTTTAATTTTCCAAATATCCCGATCGTAATTTTAAGCAGAGGATACGGCTCGTCCGGAACAGGAATTAGGAGAGTGACCGAAAATTCTTCTCCCTCCGAAGTCGGGGACGAACCTCTTCTTTTAAAAAAGAATCTTCCTTTTGCAGAAATATATGTAGGAAGGAACAGATACGACTCCTATCTACAATTCAGATCAGAGAACAAAATACAAAACGATCAAAAGGTATTTACATTACTCGACGATGGATTCCAACATCATACTTTAAACAGGGACTTGGATTTAGTTTTATTGGATTGTACGAAACTTTCCAAAAAGGAATTTCTACTTCCTTTGGGCTTATTAAGAGAATCTTATGCTTCCGTTTCCAGAGCAAATTTTTTAGTAGCTTCCAAATTTTCGGAAGAATACGAAGGTTTACTTTCTAAATGGATCAATAAATACAAGCCTTCTCGGACCTTAAGATTTAGATTTTCTCCTAAAGTATTGGTTCCACTTTCCTCCGGATCATCTGAAACATCCGTCGCAGAATTAACTGGAAAATCGGTATTTAGTTTTGCAGGTTTGGGAAATCCAGGTTCGTTTTATTCTTCCTTAAAAGAACAAAATCCTTCCGAGCTAAAAACGAAATCCTATCCGGACCATTATTCATATACGAAAGAAGATCTAACCCAGATCTCCGAAAAAGCTTCCAATCAAGATTATATTATCTGCACGGAAAAAGATGGGGTAAAGATCTCTTCACTTATCGGGACCGATAAGAATTTTTCCAAATGGTTCTATCTAAGATTAGAAACCGTTCTGGAAAATGAATCCGAGCTGATAAGCTCCGTTCGCAGTTTCATCTAA